One Argonema galeatum A003/A1 genomic window, CGTGACGCCCCTACACCTCCAGTAGGGTAGGTGTAGGCTTCCCAATTATTTGACTGTTTCAGGCACACTTGCGTATAAAATGAGAAAAATATGAAAAAATAGAGTTAGTTAGCTAAAGTGCCTGTGAAACTATCCTCTGTCCCTCCAAGCTTATCTGCTGTTGAGTCAGTTAGTCTAAGCCTTAGCACGCTGCAACCTGTAATTGAGCCAAAGCAGAAAGACTCGACCGACGGCGAAACAGCCGTCAACACGAAACAGATCCAGCAAGTCAAAAAACTACGTCAGGGAGCATTAGCCGTCTTCGGCTCCACTTTTTTGACCATCTTCTTATCGGAAATGGGAGACAAAACTCAGGTAGCAACTTTGCTAATGAGTGCCGAATCCCAGTCTCCCTGGCTTGTTTTTGCTGGGGCGTCTTCAGCACTTGTGGCGACAAGCTTGTTGGGATGTCTGCTGGGTCGGTGGTTAGCCAATCGGGTATCTCCTCAAATGCTCAAAACCGCAGCTGGTGTCAGTTTGCTATTCATCGCCGTCCAACTGCTGTGGGAAATAACCCATTACTAGACTTCTAAAATCTCAATATAGATATGTTCGACTGGCATTTGGTGGGATTAAGTTTTATTACCGTGTTTTTGTCGGAGTTAGGAGACAAAAGCCAATTAGCTGCGATCGCTCTCAGTGGCAGTTCCAAATTTCCCCGTGTGGTGTTTTTGGGAAGTGCAGGGGCGCTACTACTGACTAGCTTCTTGGGCGTATTGGCGGGGGAAGGCGCATCTGTGTTGTTGCCTGTACGTTTGGTGAAGGCGATCGCTGCGATCGGATTTGCCCTGATGGCAGTGCGTTTGCTGTGGCCTGAAGGCGATTTACCTGAAGATTAGGGACTGGCTAAGGCAAAAAATCAAAAGTCAAAAGAAATGTTCCTTCTTTTGACTTTTCACTTTTGACCGAAAACTAAAGAGGTCTAAAGCCCCCGAACGACCGTCTGGGGGTCAATCCAAAATCCAAAATCCAAAATGGATTGACTTTTTCTAGCTTCTATTCGCTCTATAGCACAGGCTGAGAATTGTACCACCAGCCACTAGCTTAAGAACTTCAAGAGCCCAATAGCCTTCGTGAAGCAGATTCATCGTCCCAGGCACCTCGGCAACTGGCTCGAAAAAATTGAGATTTAGTCCCAACGCGCTCATTTCTGGACTCAAGAAATATGTACAAAGCAGAGCGATCGTTACAAGTATGGAAGATAAGATAATTGCGTTGCGGCTTTGGTTGCCAGCAGTAAAGTGAGTGCGATCGAGAACTAAAGCTCCAGTTAATACCAACGCAGCACACAACAACTCAATGCGGTTAAAAACCCAGAAAATCATATAGCCAGCTGTGGCAAATCCAGCTTGAGTCATCATGCCCGAAGCATACATACCGGGCATAATTACCAAATCCATCATCAGGCTGGCGCTCAACCAAAAGGCCAAAGTAAAGATGACTACTGTTGGCCATACGGGGCGTTTTACTTCAAGACTAGAAAAAGCAGACATATAATTTCCTTGCTTTAAGCATTACCTTTAGCTTAACCAATATTCTTTGCAACAAATATGAAATATTTTTAAGCACTATACTGTCAGACATCTTAAAAAAAATTAATATAATAATTGTTAAAAACTTAATTAAGTTAAAAGAAAACTGATAAGTAATTTTGCTTACAGATTAATTTTGGTACAGGACGATGCGTATATCAACTTGGTTAGCAGCAACAGTAGCAATATCAACAGGACTTTTGTCAGGCGCTGAAGTGGCGTCGGCTGTTCGGCTGGCGGATGGCACAGTTTACTTTGCTCAACCTCCCAGCCTCGTATCTGCAACAACCACCTTCAACGACGTTTATATGTGGGGCTCGACTTACTATTTTACTCTCAACGTACCACCAAATGCTGGAGAACCGCTGGAACGGGTTGCGATCGCTCAGCAGGAGGGCATAGACGACATCGAATTCGAGCTAGAAGATAGCCGCGCTTTTGAAGGAACGCGCCGGGATAAAGGTCAAAGGATAGCACTCGAAGCAATGGAAGGGGATAATAAGCGATCGCTCTCATTTACATTTGACCCGCCTGTGCCACCCGGCAAAACGGTAACAATAGCGCTTAATCCTGTCCGCAATCCCAGGTACGCCGGTGTCTATTTATTTGGAGTCACCGCTTTTCCTGCCGGTGAGAAGACACACGGTCAGTTTCTCGGCTTCGGACGCCTGCACTTTTACGAAAATCGAAACTTTGGTTGGCATTAAGGTATTGGGCAGATTTTGGATTTTGGATGAGAGGATTTCGGATTGTTGAACTTAAGCAATATTTCTTGTTTCGCCCCCCCAGCCCCCCAAATCT contains:
- a CDS encoding TMEM165/GDT1 family protein, giving the protein MKLSSVPPSLSAVESVSLSLSTLQPVIEPKQKDSTDGETAVNTKQIQQVKKLRQGALAVFGSTFLTIFLSEMGDKTQVATLLMSAESQSPWLVFAGASSALVATSLLGCLLGRWLANRVSPQMLKTAAGVSLLFIAVQLLWEITHY
- a CDS encoding TMEM165/GDT1 family protein; the protein is MFDWHLVGLSFITVFLSELGDKSQLAAIALSGSSKFPRVVFLGSAGALLLTSFLGVLAGEGASVLLPVRLVKAIAAIGFALMAVRLLWPEGDLPED
- a CDS encoding DUF4149 domain-containing protein; protein product: MSAFSSLEVKRPVWPTVVIFTLAFWLSASLMMDLVIMPGMYASGMMTQAGFATAGYMIFWVFNRIELLCAALVLTGALVLDRTHFTAGNQSRNAIILSSILVTIALLCTYFLSPEMSALGLNLNFFEPVAEVPGTMNLLHEGYWALEVLKLVAGGTILSLCYRANRS
- a CDS encoding DUF2808 domain-containing protein produces the protein MRISTWLAATVAISTGLLSGAEVASAVRLADGTVYFAQPPSLVSATTTFNDVYMWGSTYYFTLNVPPNAGEPLERVAIAQQEGIDDIEFELEDSRAFEGTRRDKGQRIALEAMEGDNKRSLSFTFDPPVPPGKTVTIALNPVRNPRYAGVYLFGVTAFPAGEKTHGQFLGFGRLHFYENRNFGWH